The genomic interval GCAACTCCAAGGTGATGTAATTCTTACCCTGCCTCGGCACGGCGTAGCCTAGCTCTTGAAGAGCCGTGACCAAATCCTTCCTGTCCTTAAGCAAACCGTCAGCTATCCCTTGCGCCAAATAGTCAGTTACGGTTTTACGGAAGTCATTCAGTTGCTTACCCTTTGGAGAATGCATATCTTTCCCCGGCTGTGTAAGCCGAGACCGTTTCAAATCATCTGGCCTTGCCCACTCCTTGCGTTCATTCCAGAGATCACGCCAAACGTCGTATTGTTTCTGCCAGTTGGGTGGACATGGATTCATGGCTTTATCCTGCCTAAGTTCAGTGCGCGGAATAATAAAGTGCAGCTCTGGGTGTCCGGCATGACTATGCCGAACCCAAAGGATAGAATACTGATCCGGCTCCATGCCTGCGAATGCTATTTTTTCAAAGCTATCCATGACCTCTTTTTCTGTTTGATGTGAAATTTCATCTTCTGGAGCCCAAGAAAGCACGCCGGAAGTGAATTTCCATACCCTGTCAGTTGAGCCAATAACCTTTTGCACTGTCTCTGGATCACCTCGCAAAACTTCTGGCGGAGAATCTTCACGCCCCTCTCGTTTTGGATCAAGGACATATTTTATGGATGCGACTCCATTCCCTTTGCCGTACCGAAAAACCCTCATATACATTTCAACTCCTTTTCAACCGCTGACAGTTCAGCGAGAATTAAAATTGAATCTGCATTGCCTTTATAAGTATTTGCCCAGCGAGCAAGCTGGTTGAGATTATTTCCTATGCGGGCAACGTGAAGCAGCTTCTCTCTTTCACGTTTGGTTTTACGAACTCGCTGCTTTCCCAATTTATGGCGTACAAAATCACAAGTATTCATTCCTTTAGTTTCTGCTTCGGAAGTGATGATCTTTTTTTCTTCTGGCGTAACTCTGAGATTAATCCACTCATTTCGTATTGAGCTCATGCAACCTCCATTTCCTTGGCGTAAACGGAGGGATCGAAGGGAGGCTTGCCTCCCTCGCCAGCCCCAACGGCGGCACTGGTTGCGCAGCAAGCTGTGTCACGTTGGGTAGGCTGGCTATACACTCCTTTTGGAGTAACCTCCTGCTCATGGACAGCCGGATGAACTTTGTAACTAGGACTCGAAGGACGCCCAACACCAGATGATTGAATAGGAACCAGAACAAGATACCCATAATCCTCAAGCATCGTTATGCCCTGCTCAACTTGCTTCTTTTTAGGAAATCTCCCACGGATGGCACGATGACATTCCCGAAAAGTGAATTGCTCAATATTTCTATTCTTAATCCACTTAAGAGCGGCCTGAGCACACGAAGTCAAAGCATCACACCCCATATCATGAAAAGCATATAGAGCATGAGAAACAAGCTTCTTGCCAAGTTCGGTAGCTGCCAACATCACAGATTGTTCAATTCTAGATTCAATTTTTCCAGATGAAACGAGGTGTAACAATCCAGCAAGACGAGCAACTTGACCGGGAACCTTACCCGCCCAATCAGTCATACTTTCCAGACTCTTCCCCGGTCGCAGCTCTCCCTCAATGAGCAAGAAAAAACCTTTCCACAACTCATACGCTTCAGCACTGAGCAACAAGGGCTGACTTTGATCAGTAATTTCAGAATTTGTTTTGAAGGATAAAAGGAGTTCAACTCTCTCAAGAAATGCCCGCTCAACCTGCAATGAAACTTTCGGAGGTTCCGCAATTCGAAACCCGAGCCTGCTTTGACCAAAGAAGTATAAAAACCTAGCCAGAAAGCCGCGCCCTCTAAACTCTGGATTCATGGCCATTCCCCGCAAAACATCAGGCTGAGTCGTAATGCATATCGTCAACAATGGATGCTTCAGCCCGATATACTGCCCGTGCTTACGATCCACACGACACGGCTCACCGCTAAACGCTTTCAAGATGAGATCGAGGTTAGGCATCTTGCTATACCGTCCTGCAAAGGTATCAAAGAGACCGCCTTCGGCCTCAATAATAGACATGCACTCGCCTTGCTGCTCCATGAGCATAGCCAGACATTCAGGAGTAATGTCATCAGCAAGTAATCTTGGAATGGATAACAACTCTGGCAATTCTTCCTCAAGGTCACGAATCTCTTGCAATAAACTATCTCGATTCTGGGAATTCTTTGCCTTAGCAGCCAAGTTACGACGATGATCAATAGCCCGCTTTAGCGTCAATCGCTTAGAACGGACTTCCTGAGCCAGTGGTCCTACTACTT from Maridesulfovibrio frigidus DSM 17176 carries:
- a CDS encoding YfjI family protein — encoded protein: MNESGTDILSMFRHKLPVPLGPKFPPSLASIALPSVLAEYCYELSESLQVPYDMVLCNFFGVLSTVAQRRFSIEVKEGYHESLNLYLLSPLPPGERKSAVTQAARRPLTKWENDQEKVVGPLAQEVRSKRLTLKRAIDHRRNLAAKAKNSQNRDSLLQEIRDLEEELPELLSIPRLLADDITPECLAMLMEQQGECMSIIEAEGGLFDTFAGRYSKMPNLDLILKAFSGEPCRVDRKHGQYIGLKHPLLTICITTQPDVLRGMAMNPEFRGRGFLARFLYFFGQSRLGFRIAEPPKVSLQVERAFLERVELLLSFKTNSEITDQSQPLLLSAEAYELWKGFFLLIEGELRPGKSLESMTDWAGKVPGQVARLAGLLHLVSSGKIESRIEQSVMLAATELGKKLVSHALYAFHDMGCDALTSCAQAALKWIKNRNIEQFTFRECHRAIRGRFPKKKQVEQGITMLEDYGYLVLVPIQSSGVGRPSSPSYKVHPAVHEQEVTPKGVYSQPTQRDTACCATSAAVGAGEGGKPPFDPSVYAKEMEVA
- a CDS encoding MobC family plasmid mobilization relaxosome protein, producing MSSIRNEWINLRVTPEEKKIITSEAETKGMNTCDFVRHKLGKQRVRKTKREREKLLHVARIGNNLNQLARWANTYKGNADSILILAELSAVEKELKCI